From Halorientalis litorea:
AGTACCCCGACATGTACGCGGCGTCGAGACCCGCCATCTCGGCGAGACGGGCGTCGAGCGCGTGGTAGAGACCGGGTGCGAACACGAAGTCCTGCGTGTTCAGCATCTCGCGCAGTTCGCGCGCTTTCTTGTTGTCGACATCGCGAATCATCGTGTCTGTACTCCGAACGTTGCTCGCAACAGGGTCTTCCCCGTCTGAGTCGTGTCCCATGGTTAATGCGTATAGATTCTGCTCAAGGGGCGGTTTATCTCTGTCGAAACGGCCGCGCCAACGCGTGGTAACGTCTCACGCGGGCGTTCCACGTTCCGCCGCCACGTCGATGGACCCCGGATGCCCAACCGGAACCGGACGGACGCCGAGGCGGTCGCTTTCGACCCGGTATCCGACCGGAAGCCTCGTCGTCCAACGGTGGCACGTCCGCCACCTCGTGTGGTACCGTGTAGCATCTGAGTCCGTCCGTAGGCCGCGGTTTCTGTTCGTACGCATTCGCCACCACCATACATCAGCAGAAAAATGTTATGGTTTATAATGTTAATACTCATTAATGCGCTTGCGGACTCTAGAGCGGGCTTACGAGTATAAGGGAGAGAGGTTGTCTAGCACGGAGCGACCGGCGTGGGACGGAGCAGGCGACCAGTAACGACCGGACGGTGCAACCGCTGGCAGGGAAGAAAGCAAAGAGGTGGGGTGGGGGGTGGGGGAAAGGGGGTGGCACCATAACGGTGCCTACGCTCGGCTAACGTTGGCATGGATAAATAGTTTGTGTTCGTATCGGTTCGTCCACCGACAGGAGCGGTGGTCCGGAGCGAACAGATGTGCTTTGAGCAGGTACTCGCGTGCGAGGGTGACGGTGCCGACGTGTAGCCATCCGGCTGCCGAGGTATCAGTGACCCAGTCGCTATCCGAGTTGTCGAAACCCATCGATGGGTTCGTCCCGGCAGCGGACCGCGCTCGGTACTATCCGAGCGGTCGTCCCGTATCCATCACTGTAGTCAGAATAGTCCAGCGAGTAACAAAAACGAAGACAGGAGGACGACGAGAACGTACAACCAGAGAGCGACGTGGTGCAACGCCGAGACACGTCTCATACGGTGTGACTCCACGTACCCGTCCGGGTCGGATTCCCGCTGTCCCTGCCGGAGAGACCCGCGGTAAACTGGCGCGTTATCACTTCCCGCTCCGAGCTCATCGCTCCGTTCTCCGGGTTCGCACTTTGTCTCCAGTGGACGTAGTTGCGCATGCGTACTACAATTAGCACTCGTTCCATCAAGACGCTCATTGGTGTGTACATCGTCGAGCAGAAGCGCGTGCCGATGTACAACGGTGTCCCGACACCGGTGGCCATCCGGCAGGTAGGCCCTACCTAGAAGACGCATAGTTTCGACGAGTGGGGGTGGTGCTACACGCCGACGGAGAGCCGTACCGGGGATGATATGCCAACTGCCGGACGGGACCGTATCGGTGCCTACAAGAACAGTCCTTCGAGGAGTTTGCGTTCCGCGGCGCGTAAGTGCTGGCTGAACGTCGACTGTGCGATTCCGAGTTCGGCGGCGACGCTGTCCGCGTCCGTGCTTCGCGGCTGGTCGAAGTAGCCCGCGTGAAACGCCATCTGGAGAGTTTCACGCTGCCGGTCGGTCAGTCGTGCGTCGGTAGTTCCGACGGCCCGCTGATTCGGTTGCTGGTCGCTAGCGTCGTCGTACTTGCCCACCAGTTCGATGTCGCCGAGGGCATCCGTGACAGCGTCGGCGTACTCCCGGACCACGGTGTCAGAGGGTAACCGCACAGTCGCGGTGAAACTCTCCGAGTCGGACCGGGCCGTTACCTGCTCGAGTGTCCCGCCGTGTCTGACCATCTGCCGGAGCGGCGACGCTGTCTCCAGTGTTACGACACACGTCAGTCCGTCCGTATCGTCACGGAGCGTAGATACACTCGGTCTGTTCTTGACTTGTCGCGTTATTCGGTCGCGGTCGTGGCTGGCATCGAGTTCGACCCGCGTGAAAACTGCACACGTGCCGTCGCCCCAGCGTGAGACATCCGTCACCCTGAGCGGGGCGTCGATGTCCGTCGTCAGGCGAGACAACGGTGAGTCTGCATCGATGCGGAAGGTGAGGGTCGTCGCACCGCCCGACAGGAGTGCGTTCCGCTGTCGAATCGCACCGATAGCGTGCCCGATAGTCACGCCGAGTTCCGCGAGTGCGTCGACTGCATCGTCGGAGAGCCCACCCGGACGGTCGAGGTGTACCTCTATCGCACCGAAGATTGTGCCGTCCTGAACGACCGGAACTGCCACGATAGTGTTGGTCCCCTGTTCGAGCGCTCGGTCGCGCCACCACACGCCGGAATCGACTGTCACGAGGTCTGTCACGGACACGGTCGACCGCGCATCGTACGCTTCTCTCGCCGGAAGCGTCGGCGTCGTTTCGACGCGTCGAGAGCTTTCGGTCTCCGAACTCGATTGTTTTATTCGTGATAGGTACTCGTCGAGGCTGCCGGCGGAGGCCCGACAGACGGTCCGAGTACTCGGTACGTCGACGCTTGCGACCCACGCACCTGTTACTGGGCCGGTACGAAGCAGACGGCGGCAGACTGCCGTTTCGATTTCCCCGCGGGTGTCCGCGCTCGTCACGGCCACGTTGAGGGAGCGGATGAGCCGGTTGATCCGGTCGAGCCGCAACAGCCGCTCGTTCTGCCGTTCCAGTTGTCGGTCGCGGTCTTTGAGGTGTCGAGTGCGGGCCACCTGCTCGAGTGCCTGTCGCGTACTCGCGGCCCACGTCTGTGCGAGGCTCTGCTTGGTGGCCGGGAGTGGTTCCCCGTCTGTCGTCGCCGCGAGGAACACGCCTCGGTGGCCGAGCGGGCAAATCAACCAGTCGTCGAACGCCTCGTCGAGCCACTCCTCAGACGTGCCGTCCCCTCGGTAGCTGTCGGCCGTCAAGCGTCCCGTCCGGTCGGCGAACGCCGTCCAGACTGGGCCCGAACCGCCGGAGCGTGTCGGGAGGTCCGGGTCTGTGTCGGGAGCTGTCGTCTCGCTTGCCATCGGTACGAGGTCGCCGGTACCCGTGTCCCTGACAAACACTGCCGCGTACGGCAAGTCCAGTTCGTCTGTCGCGGTCGTGACTGCGTGTGTCGTGACAGCCTCGTCCGTCTCGGCGGTCAGTAGCTCTCGCGTCGCGTGGTGGAGCACTTGGAGGTACTGTTCGCGTCTGTACCGGCCCGTCACGTCGTGGTAGTGTTCGATCCGTCCGCCAGCGTACAGTCCAGTCTCGACTGGCGCGCTCCAGTATTCGAGCCACCGCTCGGCCCGTGTTCCGTCTTCGGGAACGTGGACGGTTGCGTCGATTTCGCTCCGCCGATTCGCAAGTCCCTCTCGTATCAGCGACACGAGCGACGCGTCCTCGGCTTCGATACTACCGAACTGTTCCGCCGCGACTGCCGCGTACTCGCGTCCACGAGCGTCCGCCCGGTCGAGTCCGAGTAACGTCTCCGTCGCCGTGTTCGCGAACACGACCGACCCGTCGGCGTCGATAACGACTGTCGCCTCCTTCGCACTGTCGAGTACGTCCGCTGTGAGTGATTCGTATCGTCGCTCGCTGGCCCGTTCAGCCGCCGTCCGCTGCAGACGCTCGACCGCAACGCGGAAATCATCGTCCGGGAGGCCAGTCAGCAGTTCCTCGACAGCCGTCTGTTTGGCTTCGAGCCGAGCGGTGAGCGAGTGGTACTCCTCGCTCGTTTCGAGTTCCGTCGTACTCTTGACCGCTTCGAGTGTGTCCTGTCGCTCGATCAGTGAGAACAGTTCCTGAACCTTCTCGTCGTAGTCTGCGCGGGTCAACATCCGGTCGACCGTCTCGTGTAACACGTCGGCGTCGACCGGCTTCTCCAAGTACGCGTCGAACCCCATCTGGACGATGTCGAGGCCGGGCGTAACCGCAGAAACCATCACCACCCGTGGGTCGACCGACGCGTCCCTGACCGCCTCGAGGACCTCACTCCCGGAGAGTCCGGGCATCATCCGGTCTAGCAACACGACGTCGACCGTCTCGTCCAGTCGTTCGAGGGCTTGGCTCCCGTCGTACGCTATTTCGACCACGTACGATTCTTCGAGCCACTCTGCGTACAGGTCGGCCAGGTTCCGGTCGTCCTCGACGACGAGTATCGAAGGCGAATCCAGCTGCGTTGCACCCATACTACCGTCCCGGTACCCCCTTATCCGAGCGTGCCGTTTCGGTCGGCAGACGCACGCACACCTCGGTCCCGTCCGGTCCGGTGTCGACCGATACGTCGCCGCCGGCCTGTCTCACGATTGTCCGGGC
This genomic window contains:
- a CDS encoding helix-turn-helix domain-containing protein, with the protein product MGATQLDSPSILVVEDDRNLADLYAEWLEESYVVEIAYDGSQALERLDETVDVVLLDRMMPGLSGSEVLEAVRDASVDPRVVMVSAVTPGLDIVQMGFDAYLEKPVDADVLHETVDRMLTRADYDEKVQELFSLIERQDTLEAVKSTTELETSEEYHSLTARLEAKQTAVEELLTGLPDDDFRVAVERLQRTAAERASERRYESLTADVLDSAKEATVVIDADGSVVFANTATETLLGLDRADARGREYAAVAAEQFGSIEAEDASLVSLIREGLANRRSEIDATVHVPEDGTRAERWLEYWSAPVETGLYAGGRIEHYHDVTGRYRREQYLQVLHHATRELLTAETDEAVTTHAVTTATDELDLPYAAVFVRDTGTGDLVPMASETTAPDTDPDLPTRSGGSGPVWTAFADRTGRLTADSYRGDGTSEEWLDEAFDDWLICPLGHRGVFLAATTDGEPLPATKQSLAQTWAASTRQALEQVARTRHLKDRDRQLERQNERLLRLDRINRLIRSLNVAVTSADTRGEIETAVCRRLLRTGPVTGAWVASVDVPSTRTVCRASAGSLDEYLSRIKQSSSETESSRRVETTPTLPAREAYDARSTVSVTDLVTVDSGVWWRDRALEQGTNTIVAVPVVQDGTIFGAIEVHLDRPGGLSDDAVDALAELGVTIGHAIGAIRQRNALLSGGATTLTFRIDADSPLSRLTTDIDAPLRVTDVSRWGDGTCAVFTRVELDASHDRDRITRQVKNRPSVSTLRDDTDGLTCVVTLETASPLRQMVRHGGTLEQVTARSDSESFTATVRLPSDTVVREYADAVTDALGDIELVGKYDDASDQQPNQRAVGTTDARLTDRQRETLQMAFHAGYFDQPRSTDADSVAAELGIAQSTFSQHLRAAERKLLEGLFL